Genomic DNA from Mycobacterium stomatepiae:
TTCGCCCTGTCGCGCGCCGGATACCTGCCCACCCGGTTGTCGGTCACCAATTCCCGCAAGACGCCCACGCTGGCGTTGATCGTCCCGGGCGTGATCGGCTTCGCCCTGTCGCTGATCGGTCACGGTGCACTATTGCTGGACATGGCGGTGTTTGGCGCGGCGGTAAGCTACGTGCTGATGATGGTCAGCCACATCGTGCTGCGCATCCGCGAACCTCAGATGCGGCGGCCCTACCGGACTCCCGGCGGCGCCGTAACCTCCGGTTTCGCACTGGCAATCGCCGTGCTGGCGGTGATCGCCACGTTCCTGGTCGACAGCGTTGCCGCACTGTGGTGCCTCGGAGTGTTCGCGGCCTTCATGGCCTACTTTGCGTTCTACAGCCGGCATCGACTGGTCGCCAACTCCCCCGACGAAGAGTTCGCGATGTTGAAGAGCGCCGAGAGCGAATTGAAATGATTTACCGCCAAAAGATTTCGGGCACGACGTACGCCTTCGACGGGCTCGTCGAGGTCATGGCGAAGGCGACGCCATTGCGCTCCGGCGATCAACTCGCCGGCTGCGCGGCGGAGTCGGACGCCGAAAGGGCATCTGCGGCATGGGTTTTGGCTGACCTGTCGTTGCAGACGTTCCTCAACAACGATGTCGTTCCATACGACGATGATGAAGTCACGCGCCTGATCCTCGACACGCACGACCGAGATGCGTTCGCCGCCATCTCCCACCTCACCGTCGGTGGATTCCGCGACTGGTTGCTGGAACAAGCTGCCGCCGACGACAGCGCCGAGCGGATCGGCGCCATCAAGACGGGCGTCACACCCGAAATGGTGGCAGCCGTCAGCAAAATCATGCGCAACCAGGATCTGATCGCGGTCGCGGCGGCGATCGAAGTCACCGCGGCGTTCCGCACTACGATCGGTGGCAAGGGCACACTGGCCACGCGCCTGCAGCCCAACCATCCAACCGACGATCCGCGCGGCATCGCGGCCGGAGTTCTCGACGGACTCCTGTTGGGTTGCGGCGACGCCGTCATCGGCATCAATCCCGCGACGGATTCACCGCACGCCACGGCCGACCTGCTGTATCTCCTCGACTCCATCCGGTCGCGCTACGACATCCCCGCGCAGTCCTGCGTGTTGTCACACGTCACCACGACCATCGGATTGATCGAGCAGGGTGTGCCCGTGGACCTGGTCTTTCAGTCCGTCGCCGGTACCGAAAGTGCGAATAAGGCTTTCGGGGTCGACATTGCGGTCCTGCGTGAAGGCCGAGACGCTGCCCGTTCCCTCAACCGCGGCACCGTGGGCAACAACGTGATGTACCTGGAAACCGGCCAGGGGTCGGCGCTGAGTTCACACGCCCACCTGGGCACGGGGGGCAAACCG
This window encodes:
- a CDS encoding ethanolamine ammonia-lyase subunit EutB, whose amino-acid sequence is MIYRQKISGTTYAFDGLVEVMAKATPLRSGDQLAGCAAESDAERASAAWVLADLSLQTFLNNDVVPYDDDEVTRLILDTHDRDAFAAISHLTVGGFRDWLLEQAAADDSAERIGAIKTGVTPEMVAAVSKIMRNQDLIAVAAAIEVTAAFRTTIGGKGTLATRLQPNHPTDDPRGIAAGVLDGLLLGCGDAVIGINPATDSPHATADLLYLLDSIRSRYDIPAQSCVLSHVTTTIGLIEQGVPVDLVFQSVAGTESANKAFGVDIAVLREGRDAARSLNRGTVGNNVMYLETGQGSALSSHAHLGTGGKPVDQQTLEARAYAVARDLDPLLVNTVVGFIGPEYLYDGRQIIRAGLEDHFCGKLLGLPMGVDVCYTNHAEADQNDMDTLLTLLAAARVAFVITVPGADDIMLGYQSLSFHDVLLTRHTLGLRPAPEFESWLRKIGMIDQTGRLTLFDVAQSPLRSLTSACAP